CTTCGCCTTTTCCCTATTTTTCTCTAATCATAACCGTACACGTTTGGTTTGTCAATAAGGATCGGCGGGAAAGCACGGCAATCAATTTTCCAAAAGGGCAGGGGAGATTAAGATACAGTGAAAGCATGGGAGAAGAAAGAGGGCCAAAGATAACGGAATTCTTTGCGGGCGCAGAGTTGGCCGAAAAATGCGAGCCGCATTTTTGCGGCGTGGAGGATGCAATCGCTATAGTGCCCAAACCAAAAAATATTAAGATTTTTGCAAAATATATTGATCTTGCATTGTTTGCCCTGTCGGCGGCGCAAAAGCTTGACGCGCGGGGGCGCCGGATTATACAATAGGGAAAGACAAACGATTAAATGCCGGGAGGGCGCAAACCATGAAAAAACACGTACGAACCATAAACAAAGGCGACTTGGCGAAAACCTTGCGTACGGGCGGTTGCGGCGAATGTCCGTCGTCCTGCCAGTCGGCCTGCAAAACTTCCTGCACGGTAGGCAACCAGGCCTGCGAGAAGCGCTGAACGGCTTTGCCGCAGGCGGGCGCAAAATAACGCCTTGGGGAACGGGGGCGGCCGCTTTTGCTGACACATAAATTTTCCTTTCGCGGCAATTTCATCGTCCTTGACGTGAACAGCGGGGCTGTGCATCTTGCCGACCGGCTGCTTTACGACCTTTTGGACGTTTTTGACGGGACAAACCACCTGCAAACCAAAGCGGCTTTTAACAATGTTTATCCGGAAGGCGAAATAAACGAAGCCTTGGCGGAACTGGACGAACTTATCGGCGAAGGGCTGCTGTTTTCGCCCCTGCCGAAAATAGAGGGGGCCTTTGCCGAAGAACCGCTGGTAAAGTCGCTTTGCCTCAACGTCGCGCATGACTGCAACCTGCGCTGCCGCTACTGTTTCGCCGGCGCGGGCGGTTTCGGCGGCGGCCGTTCGCTGATGGGCGCCGGCACGGGCGAGCGGGCGGTGGAATTCGCCATTGCCGGCAGCAAGGGGCGCAAGCATATCGACATAGATTTTTTCGGCGGCGAACCCTTGGTAAATCAGCAGACGGTAAAGCATTTGATAAAGTACGCCCGGCAAAGGGAGCGCGAAACCGGCAAAGAAATCAAGCTCACCCTGACCACCAACGGCCTCTTGCTGGATGAGCTTATGCAGGATTTTCTGGACGAAAACGCTGTCGCCCTGGTCCTTAGCCTGGACGGGCGGCCCCAGGTGCATGACCGCATGCGCCCGCTGCCGGGCGGCGGCGGCAGTTATGGGCAGGCGCGGGCGGCTTTCGGGCGGGCGATTGCCAAACGCGGGGGGACGAACTACTATCTGCGCGGCACTTATACAAAGGAAAATCTCGACTTTGCCGAAGACGCGCGCCATCTGGCAGCCATAGGCCGGCGGCTGTCGCTTGAGCCGGTGGTGGAAAAGGACGCCGCCTTTCGGATCGACGAAGCCGATCTGCCGCGGATTTACGCCGAATATGAAAAACTGGCGGATTTTTACTTGGAAAGTTGCGCGGCCGGCGCCGCTTTTGATTTTTTCCACTTTAACTTGGCTTTGGACAACGGGCCCTGCCTGCGCAAACGGCTGGCCGGCTGCGGCGCGGGGCATGAATATTTCGCCGTTACCCCGGAGGGGGACATTTACCCCTGCCATCAATTCGTGGGGCGGCGAAATTACCTTTTGGGCAATCTCGAAACCGGCATTGCGCGCCCGGACATCGGCGCGCGCTTTCGCCGGGCGCATGTGCTCAACAAGCCGGATTGCGCCGATTGCTGGGCGCGCTTTTATTGCGGCGGCGGCTGCCACGCC
This is a stretch of genomic DNA from Acidaminococcales bacterium. It encodes these proteins:
- the scfA gene encoding six-cysteine ranthipeptide SCIFF: MKKHVRTINKGDLAKTLRTGGCGECPSSCQSACKTSCTVGNQACEKR
- the scfB gene encoding thioether cross-link-forming SCIFF peptide maturase, translating into MLTHKFSFRGNFIVLDVNSGAVHLADRLLYDLLDVFDGTNHLQTKAAFNNVYPEGEINEALAELDELIGEGLLFSPLPKIEGAFAEEPLVKSLCLNVAHDCNLRCRYCFAGAGGFGGGRSLMGAGTGERAVEFAIAGSKGRKHIDIDFFGGEPLVNQQTVKHLIKYARQRERETGKEIKLTLTTNGLLLDELMQDFLDENAVALVLSLDGRPQVHDRMRPLPGGGGSYGQARAAFGRAIAKRGGTNYYLRGTYTKENLDFAEDARHLAAIGRRLSLEPVVEKDAAFRIDEADLPRIYAEYEKLADFYLESCAAGAAFDFFHFNLALDNGPCLRKRLAGCGAGHEYFAVTPEGDIYPCHQFVGRRNYLLGNLETGIARPDIGARFRRAHVLNKPDCADCWARFYCGGGCHANADLINGDIKKPYRIGCALQKKRIECAIAVQSLRADGRAANPPG